In one window of Candidatus Kaelpia imicola DNA:
- the trpS gene encoding tryptophan--tRNA ligase, producing NLIFSIITPLGWLQRCPTYKEQISELKEKDLSTHGFLGYPVLQAADILLYKAERVPVGEDQLPHLELTRELVRRFHYLFGKNIFPEPEALLTKSSKLLGLDGRKMSKSYSNSIALADKSDVIKEKVRGMFTDPQRIKRQDPGRPEVCNVYKYYELFSPDKVADIGRECREAKIGCVRDKERLAELLINYLKPFQKKREAIDFDVSYLKKLLKEGAKKAKQVAQKTISEVREAIGL from the coding sequence TAAATCTGATATTTTCTATTATAACTCCATTAGGCTGGCTTCAGAGATGTCCTACCTATAAAGAGCAGATAAGCGAATTAAAGGAGAAAGATCTTAGTACGCATGGTTTTCTTGGATATCCCGTGCTTCAAGCTGCTGATATCTTGCTTTATAAAGCAGAGAGAGTTCCTGTAGGCGAAGATCAGCTGCCGCATTTAGAATTAACGAGAGAGCTGGTGAGAAGGTTCCATTATCTATTCGGTAAGAATATTTTTCCTGAACCAGAAGCTTTACTTACAAAGAGTTCGAAGCTTTTGGGTTTAGATGGGCGTAAGATGTCCAAAAGTTACAGTAATTCCATTGCTTTAGCTGATAAGAGTGATGTTATAAAAGAGAAAGTCAGAGGAATGTTTACAGATCCTCAAAGAATAAAACGCCAAGATCCGGGAAGACCCGAAGTCTGTAATGTTTATAAATATTATGAGCTGTTCTCTCCTGATAAGGTTGCCGATATTGGCAGAGAATGCAGAGAGGCTAAGATAGGATGCGTTAGAGACAAAGAGAGGCTCGCAGAACTGCTCATCAATTACCTTAAACCGTTTCAGAAAAAAAGAGAGGCTATAGACTTCGATGTGAGCTACCTCAAAAAACTGCTTAAAGAGGGAGCTAAGAAAGCTAAACAAGTTGCTCAGAAGACGATTTCTGAGGTTAGAGAGGCTATAGGTCTATGA
- a CDS encoding segregation/condensation protein A, protein MNDYKVRLKIFEGPLDLLLYLIKKNEVSIYDIPIAEITKQYLEYLKLMQDLDLDIVGDFLVMAATLLYIKSRMLLPQEEVVLDEEIPDDDPREELVNRLMEYKKFKEAAGLLKDKEEEGSEVFKRYLSRSDIDLTQSEDPPYEGFEASIFDLISAFTETLKNIPKEDFKVVLDEEHTVEEKMEFVISLLDQKGVIYFNNIWGRIRSRIEAVVFFLSLLELIRLKKIIIRQIGLFGEIKIFKPLPVLDSDGK, encoded by the coding sequence ATGAACGATTACAAGGTAAGACTTAAGATTTTTGAAGGTCCGTTGGATCTATTGCTCTATTTGATTAAAAAAAACGAAGTAAGTATCTATGATATACCTATTGCCGAAATAACAAAGCAGTACTTGGAGTATCTTAAGCTGATGCAGGATTTAGACCTTGATATTGTTGGTGATTTTCTTGTTATGGCCGCGACGCTGTTATATATAAAATCACGAATGTTATTGCCCCAAGAAGAGGTGGTCTTGGATGAAGAGATACCCGACGATGACCCGAGAGAGGAGCTTGTTAATCGATTGATGGAGTATAAGAAATTTAAAGAGGCGGCAGGTCTGCTTAAAGATAAAGAGGAAGAAGGGAGTGAGGTTTTTAAAAGATACCTATCTCGGTCAGATATTGATTTAACGCAGAGCGAAGATCCCCCTTACGAAGGTTTTGAAGCCAGCATATTTGATCTAATATCTGCCTTTACAGAGACTCTTAAGAACATACCTAAGGAGGATTTCAAAGTTGTTTTGGATGAAGAGCATACAGTAGAAGAGAAGATGGAGTTTGTAATCTCTCTCTTGGATCAAAAAGGGGTTATCTATTTCAATAATATCTGGGGTAGGATAAGAAGCAGGATTGAGGCAGTAGTTTTCTTTCTATCATTATTGGAGCTGATAAGATTGAAAAAGATTATAATAAGGCAGATTGGTCTTTTTGGAGAGATCAAGATATTTAAACCACTACCGGTCTTAGATAGCGATGGAAAATAA
- the scpB gene encoding SMC-Scp complex subunit ScpB — protein sequence MENKAETKSVIEALLFVADKPLSIEQIKAVMEADRSEIKSNIEELKREYELKHSFRIREVAGGYQLVTDPIYARWLRKFFQGGRKGGLSKAALETLAIVAYKQPITKPEMEQIRGVDVDGVMRKLLEKGLVKIIGRKSVIGRPLMYATTKRFLEYFGLNSLEELPDLDKFVEMEQEENEDNRD from the coding sequence ATGGAAAATAAAGCCGAAACAAAAAGTGTAATTGAGGCACTTCTCTTTGTTGCTGATAAGCCGCTCTCGATAGAACAGATAAAAGCCGTCATGGAAGCCGACAGATCGGAGATTAAGTCAAATATAGAAGAGTTAAAGAGAGAGTATGAGTTAAAACATAGTTTCAGAATTCGTGAGGTTGCAGGGGGGTATCAGCTTGTAACAGACCCTATCTATGCTCGTTGGCTTAGAAAATTTTTTCAAGGTGGACGTAAGGGAGGACTCTCTAAAGCAGCGCTTGAAACTCTTGCAATAGTTGCTTATAAGCAGCCTATTACAAAACCAGAGATGGAGCAGATTAGAGGGGTTGATGTTGATGGGGTTATGAGGAAACTACTTGAGAAAGGTTTGGTTAAAATTATCGGCAGGAAGAGTGTTATCGGTAGGCCGCTAATGTACGCAACTACTAAAAGGTTCTTGGAGTATTTTGGGTTAAACTCTTTGGAGGAGCTGCCCGATTTAGATAAATTTGTAGAAATGGAGCAAGAAGAGAATGAAGATAATCGAGATTAG
- the pheA gene encoding prephenate dehydratase yields MKIIEIRKKIDDLDKKIVNLLNRRARLITDIGKIKRKNNKSIYVPEREREVYKKIKSYNKGPIPGEYLEHIYREVMSSSLAIEKEITVAFLGPKATFTQLAALKKFGFSVRYIECSVITDIFNEVEKGNADFGVVPIENSFEGAVNHTLDMFIDSELSICSEIYLKITHYLLSKSKSVKELKKIYSKSEVFGQCRKWLESNAHGIDIAEVSSTARAAQIAAGEKGSGCIASKMAKDIYGLNMIASSIEDAPCNVTRFLVIGETLAQPTGRDRTSVVFSVKDKIGALHAMLLPFKRHGINLTKIESRPSKKRAWDYYFFVDLEGHCKDAKVAKALAELSDVTFSLKILGSYPRA; encoded by the coding sequence ATGAAGATAATCGAGATTAGAAAAAAGATTGACGATCTAGACAAAAAAATAGTCAATCTTCTTAACAGGAGAGCAAGGTTAATAACGGACATCGGCAAAATTAAAAGGAAGAATAATAAGAGTATCTATGTTCCTGAAAGAGAGAGAGAAGTTTATAAGAAAATTAAAAGCTATAACAAGGGGCCGATACCTGGAGAGTATCTTGAGCACATATATCGCGAGGTAATGTCTTCTTCTCTGGCGATTGAAAAAGAGATAACCGTAGCCTTCTTAGGTCCTAAAGCCACCTTCACACAACTGGCCGCTCTCAAAAAATTTGGTTTTTCAGTTAGATATATAGAGTGTAGCGTAATAACTGATATTTTTAATGAAGTAGAGAAAGGCAATGCAGATTTTGGAGTTGTCCCAATCGAGAATTCGTTTGAAGGTGCTGTAAATCATACCCTGGATATGTTTATTGACTCAGAATTAAGTATCTGCTCTGAGATATATCTAAAGATAACCCATTATCTTCTGTCAAAGTCAAAAAGTGTTAAAGAGCTAAAGAAGATATATTCCAAGTCTGAAGTCTTCGGCCAATGTAGGAAGTGGTTAGAGAGCAATGCTCATGGAATTGATATTGCTGAGGTCTCTTCTACTGCCAGAGCTGCTCAGATAGCGGCAGGAGAGAAAGGGTCTGGGTGTATAGCCAGTAAAATGGCCAAGGATATTTATGGTTTAAATATGATTGCATCTTCAATTGAAGATGCTCCTTGTAATGTAACAAGGTTTTTAGTTATAGGGGAGACTCTGGCCCAGCCTACGGGTAGAGATAGAACATCCGTAGTCTTTTCTGTTAAAGATAAGATCGGAGCCTTACATGCAATGCTTCTTCCTTTTAAGAGGCATGGTATTAACCTGACAAAGATAGAGTCCCGTCCTTCGAAGAAGAGAGCCTGGGACTATTATTTCTTTGTTGATTTAGAAGGACATTGCAAAGATGCTAAAGTAGCTAAGGCCTTGGCTGAACTTTCTGATGTAACTTTTAGCCTGAAGATATTAGGTTCTTATCCAAGAGCTTAA
- the hisC gene encoding histidinol-phosphate transaminase: MDVEKLIKNATREARPYKPGKPIAEVKRELGLKKVYKLASNENPLGPSPQAIAAIKRVSAGINRYPESGCFYLKKRLAEIYNLEPDNFIVGNGSDELIALALRTFLNPGDEVIVSKPTFLMYEFYSIIEGANLRIVPMRNFKYDLDAILGAVTDKTKIIFIANPDNPCGTYIAKDELEKFIDRLPDSIILFHDEAYYEFMQMDDYPDLFRYIEDKPVIMTRTFSKVYGLAGLRIGYGIADKRIVEYMNKVRDPFNVNSLAQAGALAALDDRDFVKKVVKLTKENREYLFKEFERLGLNYVKSYTNCIIVEIGERAQDLSGYLLRDGVIIRDMSAWGLNRYIRVSVGLKVENRKLVRLLEEFIKKEIKK; this comes from the coding sequence ATGGATGTTGAGAAGCTGATAAAAAATGCAACAAGAGAGGCTAGGCCTTATAAACCTGGCAAACCTATAGCTGAAGTAAAAAGAGAGCTTGGACTTAAAAAGGTTTATAAATTAGCTTCAAATGAAAACCCTCTGGGGCCTTCGCCTCAAGCTATAGCTGCTATAAAGAGAGTCTCAGCAGGTATAAATCGCTACCCTGAATCAGGCTGCTTCTATCTTAAAAAACGATTGGCTGAGATTTATAACCTTGAACCGGATAATTTTATAGTAGGCAATGGTTCCGATGAACTAATAGCTTTAGCACTAAGGACTTTTTTGAATCCCGGAGATGAAGTCATAGTCTCTAAACCTACATTTTTGATGTATGAGTTCTACTCTATAATAGAAGGGGCAAATCTAAGGATAGTTCCTATGAGGAATTTTAAATATGATTTAGATGCCATCTTAGGTGCTGTAACAGATAAAACGAAGATAATCTTTATTGCAAACCCTGACAATCCTTGCGGAACTTATATTGCAAAAGATGAGCTGGAAAAATTTATAGATAGATTACCTGATAGTATTATCCTTTTTCACGACGAAGCTTATTATGAGTTCATGCAGATGGATGACTATCCGGATCTATTTAGGTATATCGAAGATAAGCCAGTTATTATGACCAGGACTTTTTCTAAAGTTTACGGTTTGGCCGGTCTAAGAATAGGTTACGGTATAGCGGATAAAAGAATAGTTGAATATATGAATAAGGTTAGAGATCCTTTCAACGTTAACTCTTTGGCTCAGGCTGGAGCATTGGCCGCTTTAGACGATAGAGATTTTGTTAAAAAAGTTGTTAAGTTGACCAAGGAAAATAGAGAATATCTTTTCAAAGAGTTTGAGCGTTTGGGCTTGAATTATGTCAAATCTTATACTAATTGCATAATTGTTGAGATTGGAGAGAGGGCTCAGGATCTATCAGGTTATCTCCTAAGAGATGGAGTTATAATAAGAGATATGTCTGCCTGGGGTCTCAATAGATATATAAGGGTGAGTGTTGGGCTCAAAGTCGAGAACAGAAAGCTTGTTAGGCTTTTAGAGGAATTTATAAAAAAGGAGATTAAAAAATGA
- a CDS encoding prephenate dehydrogenase/arogenate dehydrogenase family protein, with amino-acid sequence MSRKFNRVVIIGVGLIGGSLAGAIKKSGIAKEVVGYFRRESSLKRAKRLKMLDSYYRDLDQAVSGSDLIILTTPVYSIMGIGKAIKGSLLDEALIMDAGSTKREIVAELTRLYPENYLGVHPIAGSEKRGVEYADPELFKDRVVILTPTKKTSIAVLGKLKLFWKSVGAKIVILNPETHDKILSKVSHLPHLLMYLLLESVTKEDLKFASSGFHDATRIAASDSKIWSDIFLSNRKNIVKDIDNYIKKLLKYKNFIEKGFEKELQSSIADAASKRRQLG; translated from the coding sequence ATGAGCAGGAAATTTAATAGAGTAGTCATAATCGGAGTCGGTCTTATAGGAGGTTCATTAGCCGGAGCCATAAAGAAGAGCGGAATTGCTAAAGAGGTTGTAGGTTATTTCAGGAGAGAGAGTTCGTTAAAGAGAGCGAAAAGACTTAAGATGCTAGACAGTTACTATAGAGATTTAGACCAAGCTGTTTCAGGCTCAGATTTGATTATATTGACAACACCTGTTTATAGCATAATGGGTATTGGAAAAGCGATTAAAGGTTCTCTTTTAGACGAAGCTCTTATAATGGATGCCGGGAGTACTAAGAGAGAGATAGTAGCTGAGCTTACCAGGCTCTATCCTGAGAATTATCTTGGTGTTCATCCTATTGCCGGATCAGAAAAAAGAGGAGTAGAATATGCAGATCCGGAGCTTTTTAAAGATAGAGTTGTAATCCTGACTCCTACAAAAAAGACTTCAATTGCAGTTCTCGGAAAACTAAAATTATTTTGGAAAAGTGTAGGAGCCAAGATAGTTATTCTTAATCCCGAGACTCACGATAAGATACTCTCTAAAGTAAGCCATCTCCCGCATCTTTTGATGTACTTGTTGCTGGAAAGCGTAACTAAAGAGGATTTGAAATTTGCTTCTAGCGGTTTTCATGATGCAACACGAATAGCAGCTTCTGATAGTAAGATTTGGAGCGATATCTTTTTATCTAACAGGAAAAACATCGTTAAAGATATAGATAATTACATTAAGAAGTTGCTTAAGTATAAAAATTTTATAGAGAAGGGTTTTGAAAAAGAACTCCAATCTTCTATAGCTGATGCAGCTAGTAAAAGAAGGCAGCTTGGGTGA
- the cmk gene encoding (d)CMP kinase, whose product MKAKEVITIDGPAGSGKSTVAKLVAKRLGLNYLDTGAMYRALTWASLKANIDFSNNNAILSVAEGIDLNISYQNGKSSVYLKGEDISDAIRLPLVNENISRVSEVSEVRGIMVSKQRELAKGGAVVEGRDIGTVVFPDAKYKFYIDADFDIRVERRYREMQAKGLNISRDDVSMDLSKRDISDKNRLHGPLMKAEDATAIDTTGISIDEVVDKILSYLGERDGS is encoded by the coding sequence GTGAAAGCCAAAGAGGTAATCACAATAGATGGTCCTGCCGGTTCTGGTAAAAGTACTGTTGCAAAATTAGTTGCCAAAAGGTTAGGTCTTAACTATCTTGATACGGGAGCAATGTACAGGGCTCTTACCTGGGCTTCTCTTAAAGCTAATATCGATTTTTCCAACAATAATGCCATTCTATCTGTAGCAGAAGGTATAGATTTAAATATCTCCTATCAGAATGGAAAGTCGAGCGTCTACCTCAAAGGAGAAGATATATCGGATGCAATAAGACTCCCCTTAGTCAATGAGAATATATCAAGGGTTTCAGAGGTTTCTGAGGTTAGAGGTATCATGGTTTCAAAACAACGGGAGCTGGCTAAGGGCGGGGCGGTTGTAGAAGGACGGGATATTGGGACAGTAGTCTTTCCTGATGCAAAGTATAAATTTTATATCGATGCTGATTTCGATATTAGGGTAGAAAGAAGATATAGAGAGATGCAGGCAAAGGGTCTGAATATATCCAGGGATGATGTGAGTATGGATCTCTCTAAGAGAGATATCAGTGATAAGAATAGACTTCATGGACCTCTAATGAAAGCAGAAGATGCAACAGCTATAGATACAACAGGGATCTCTATAGATGAGGTTGTTGATAAGATACTCTCTTATCTTGGAGAGAGGGATGGTTCTTAA
- a CDS encoding lysophospholipid acyltransferase family protein, with protein sequence MVLNRFLSLISLLISKVLFLLCIEGKNNIPTGGAVIIASNHASFLDPILLGAASRRVLAFVAKEELFCLGLFSKLISSVGAFPIKREALSKSTIRQALRLLREGRALVVFPEGSRSKNGEIGKGESGAVWLAKTTGALIVPSRISGTDKAWGVNSTTVRPYPVKVVFGKPLEFSDLEGEDLGSMSDSLMERIKRL encoded by the coding sequence ATGGTTCTTAATAGATTCTTAAGCCTAATAAGTCTTCTTATTTCTAAAGTGTTGTTCTTGTTGTGTATTGAGGGTAAGAATAATATTCCTACAGGAGGAGCTGTTATAATAGCCAGTAATCATGCAAGCTTTTTGGATCCCATCTTGTTAGGTGCAGCTTCAAGGCGTGTACTAGCTTTTGTGGCTAAAGAGGAGTTGTTCTGCTTGGGGCTTTTTTCAAAGTTAATATCAAGCGTAGGTGCATTTCCTATTAAAAGAGAGGCTCTATCTAAGAGTACTATCAGACAGGCTCTCAGGCTTCTAAGAGAAGGCAGGGCTCTTGTGGTATTTCCCGAAGGCAGCAGGTCTAAGAATGGTGAGATAGGCAAAGGAGAGTCTGGAGCGGTCTGGCTTGCGAAAACAACAGGAGCTCTTATAGTGCCTTCGAGGATATCTGGAACAGATAAGGCCTGGGGTGTTAATAGCACTACAGTTCGTCCTTATCCGGTTAAGGTTGTTTTTGGAAAGCCTTTAGAGTTCTCTGATTTAGAAGGAGAGGATTTAGGTAGTATGTCAGATAGTCTAATGGAGAGAATAAAGAGGTTATGA
- the ispH gene encoding 4-hydroxy-3-methylbut-2-enyl diphosphate reductase: MNIEIVKPCGFCAGVKRAIDLVQDALRSYKSVYCLGELIHNETVVSCLKKEGLIVIKDLSELKGRDLFNSAVVIRSHGAKKEVYDFLKNHDIAIVDATCTIVKKIQSLCQKFSRDGCNTIIFGDKLHHEVQSLMDYCDGKVNVVAIIEDVSENTALDNSILISQSTKDEKQLIGLYKQLFKRGLPKSNFYNTICSDIKTRQKELDSLADRVDLVLVLGSKQSANTANLFSIAKERCSRSFLVSDLNELPEVEISESGDIAIVTGASTPYNFLNSVTERIKNLYK, encoded by the coding sequence ATGAATATAGAGATTGTTAAGCCTTGCGGTTTTTGTGCAGGAGTAAAGAGAGCCATAGATTTAGTTCAGGATGCATTGAGAAGTTATAAGTCGGTATATTGCTTGGGAGAGTTGATTCATAATGAGACAGTAGTCTCCTGCTTAAAAAAAGAAGGGCTTATTGTTATTAAAGATCTCTCTGAGCTTAAAGGTAGAGATCTCTTTAATTCTGCGGTGGTCATAAGAAGTCACGGGGCAAAAAAAGAGGTTTATGATTTCTTGAAGAACCACGATATTGCTATTGTAGATGCGACCTGTACTATTGTTAAGAAGATACAGAGTCTCTGCCAAAAATTTAGTAGAGATGGTTGTAATACGATAATATTTGGAGATAAGCTTCATCACGAAGTTCAATCCTTAATGGACTATTGCGATGGGAAAGTAAACGTTGTAGCTATCATAGAAGATGTCAGCGAAAATACAGCTTTAGATAACTCTATTCTTATAAGTCAGTCGACTAAGGACGAAAAACAGTTGATAGGTCTCTATAAACAGCTTTTTAAAAGAGGTTTGCCAAAATCCAATTTTTATAATACAATATGTTCTGATATAAAGACCAGACAGAAAGAGCTTGACTCTTTAGCGGACAGAGTAGATCTGGTTTTAGTGTTAGGGAGTAAGCAGAGTGCCAATACAGCTAATCTGTTCTCTATAGCAAAAGAGAGGTGCAGCAGGAGCTTTTTGGTTTCTGACTTAAATGAACTTCCTGAAGTTGAAATAAGTGAGTCTGGCGATATTGCTATTGTAACTGGTGCTTCAACTCCTTATAATTTTTTAAATTCTGTTACAGAGAGAATCAAAAATCTATATAAATGA
- a CDS encoding 30S ribosomal protein S1 gives MTEGKEKIDIGSGEEDFKDNLDRLYEESFQQLKEGSIVKGTIIHVKNNIVLLDLHYKAEGILPKDEFLDSSEIDIGKEVEVYVSSLENEEGLVVLSKRRADKILGWEKINKDYKEGDAVKGRVVKKVKGGLIVDIGVEAFLPASLVDIKGIPELDAMIGKIIDCKIVSINIKRKNVVISRKEYLMAEMGQKKEELLSKINAGDIVEGIVKNITDYGAFIEIDVVDGLLHISDMSWGRINHPSELLAVGDKVKVKILDIDDEHQRVSLGLKQLSADPWEEVEKKYSLSSQIKGKIINILPYGAFVELEPGIEGFIHVSDLSWTKKIRDAHEMFVIGDIIEAIVLSVDLSRRRITLGIKQLEQDPWEEIESKYTLDSTLNGKVTGFNEDGAFVEIEDGIDGFISKNDLSWTRRINHAYEILKKGQKLELKIIGINNAFRQLILGLKQLKPDPWPQIEEKYRPGTVLEGEVTSIFPFGVFVQLEEDLEGLLHISEVGKKSDTLQDGFNPQDRVEVVVLSIDKDKKQIRLTLKDSDEPLNSNEVLEAEDDLKVSSKEVPEEDVRVDDSEFIQFEEEAEEVSEEVEEKLEESSGEGEVKEEPEEDSNQGEIQEEAEEASDEKRDE, from the coding sequence ATGACAGAAGGAAAAGAGAAGATTGATATTGGCAGCGGAGAGGAAGATTTTAAAGATAACCTTGACAGGTTATATGAAGAGAGCTTCCAACAGCTTAAAGAAGGTTCTATTGTAAAAGGTACAATTATACATGTTAAAAATAATATCGTGCTCTTGGATCTACATTATAAGGCAGAGGGTATTCTTCCTAAGGATGAGTTTCTGGATTCATCTGAGATTGATATCGGTAAAGAGGTTGAGGTCTATGTATCTAGCTTAGAGAACGAAGAAGGTTTGGTTGTACTTTCCAAGAGACGGGCTGATAAGATTCTTGGCTGGGAGAAGATAAACAAGGATTATAAGGAAGGCGATGCTGTTAAAGGTAGAGTGGTTAAAAAAGTAAAAGGTGGACTGATTGTAGATATCGGTGTAGAGGCTTTTCTTCCAGCATCTCTCGTAGATATCAAAGGTATTCCGGAATTGGATGCTATGATAGGAAAGATAATCGATTGTAAGATTGTATCTATTAACATTAAGAGAAAAAATGTGGTCATCTCCCGTAAGGAATATTTAATGGCTGAGATGGGACAGAAGAAGGAAGAGTTGTTGAGTAAGATAAATGCTGGTGATATTGTTGAGGGTATAGTTAAAAATATAACCGACTATGGAGCCTTTATAGAGATAGATGTGGTTGATGGTTTGCTCCATATATCAGATATGAGCTGGGGAAGAATTAACCATCCTTCAGAACTTTTGGCGGTGGGTGATAAAGTTAAAGTTAAGATCTTAGATATCGATGATGAGCATCAGCGTGTCTCGTTAGGTCTTAAACAACTAAGTGCTGATCCATGGGAAGAGGTAGAGAAGAAATATTCTTTAAGTTCTCAGATTAAAGGGAAGATAATAAACATTCTTCCTTACGGTGCTTTTGTCGAACTTGAACCCGGAATTGAAGGTTTTATTCACGTCTCTGATCTCTCTTGGACAAAGAAGATAAGAGATGCTCATGAGATGTTTGTTATAGGGGATATAATAGAGGCGATAGTTCTCTCTGTTGACTTAAGTAGAAGAAGGATAACTCTGGGCATAAAACAGCTAGAGCAGGATCCCTGGGAAGAGATAGAATCTAAATATACTCTTGATTCTACTCTCAACGGTAAAGTCACTGGTTTTAATGAAGATGGAGCTTTCGTAGAGATAGAAGATGGTATTGACGGCTTTATCTCTAAAAATGATCTATCTTGGACCAGGCGCATAAACCATGCTTATGAGATTTTAAAGAAGGGGCAGAAGTTGGAGTTAAAGATAATAGGTATCAATAATGCTTTTAGGCAACTTATCCTGGGGTTGAAACAGCTTAAGCCTGATCCCTGGCCTCAGATAGAGGAGAAGTATAGGCCTGGTACCGTTCTCGAGGGTGAAGTTACGAGCATATTTCCTTTCGGAGTTTTTGTACAACTCGAGGAAGATTTAGAAGGTTTGCTTCACATTTCAGAGGTAGGTAAAAAATCAGATACTTTACAAGACGGGTTCAATCCGCAAGACAGAGTAGAGGTTGTTGTTTTATCTATTGATAAAGATAAGAAGCAGATAAGATTAACTTTAAAAGATAGTGATGAACCTTTAAATTCAAATGAGGTTTTAGAGGCTGAAGATGATTTAAAAGTTAGCTCTAAGGAAGTTCCCGAAGAAGATGTAAGAGTTGACGATTCTGAATTTATTCAGTTTGAAGAGGAAGCAGAAGAGGTTTCTGAAGAAGTTGAGGAGAAACTAGAAGAATCTTCTGGAGAGGGAGAGGTTAAAGAGGAACCAGAAGAAGATTCTAATCAAGGAGAGATTCAGGAGGAAGCAGAAGAGGCTTCTGATGAAAAAAGAGATGAATAA
- the tyrS gene encoding tyrosine--tRNA ligase, translating into MKKEMNNKIAPDEQLKIIKRGLDELITEKDLLKKIEASYSSNKPLNIKAGFDPSAPDLHLGHMVLLKKLKDFQDLGHRIYFLIGDFTARIGDPSGQREIRPQLTKEEAKRNAKTYKRQIFKVLDLMETKVVLNSKWLEKMSFEDVLKLSSHYTIARILERDDFMLRYKEGKPISLTEFLYPLIQGYDSVVLEADIEIGGRDQKFNLLVGRELQRNYGQSPQVIITLPILEGTDGVQKMSKSLDNYIALEDSAKDIFGKVMSIPDSLISRYAELLTMLDLENLNRYAARDAKLMLAREIVAIFYGKNKARDQRDNFIKVFSNREIPEEIEEYKVDTETWIVDLIVDSGCAVSNSDARRLIKQGAVTLDSIKVEDKGFQIVERGEYILKVGKHRFRKIIFKD; encoded by the coding sequence ATGAAAAAAGAGATGAATAACAAGATTGCCCCTGATGAGCAGTTAAAGATAATCAAAAGGGGTTTAGATGAGCTGATTACAGAAAAAGATCTTCTTAAAAAGATAGAGGCTTCATACAGCTCCAATAAGCCTTTAAATATTAAAGCAGGATTTGATCCCAGTGCACCCGATTTACATTTAGGTCATATGGTGCTTCTTAAAAAACTCAAAGATTTTCAGGATTTAGGCCATAGAATCTATTTTTTAATAGGCGATTTTACAGCTCGGATAGGTGATCCAAGTGGGCAGAGAGAGATTCGGCCTCAATTAACCAAAGAAGAGGCCAAGCGGAATGCCAAAACTTACAAGAGACAGATATTTAAAGTTCTTGACCTCATGGAGACTAAGGTTGTCTTAAATTCAAAATGGCTTGAAAAGATGAGCTTTGAAGATGTCTTAAAGCTTAGCTCTCACTATACGATTGCTAGAATTCTCGAGAGAGATGATTTTATGTTGCGCTATAAGGAGGGTAAGCCGATATCCTTAACAGAGTTTCTCTATCCTTTGATTCAGGGTTATGACTCTGTTGTTTTGGAGGCTGACATAGAGATAGGCGGAAGAGATCAGAAGTTTAATCTTCTTGTTGGGCGTGAGCTTCAGCGGAATTATGGGCAGAGCCCCCAGGTTATAATTACTCTGCCTATATTGGAGGGTACGGATGGAGTACAGAAGATGTCTAAAAGTCTGGATAACTATATTGCTTTGGAAGATTCGGCCAAAGATATCTTTGGTAAAGTTATGTCTATACCCGATAGCCTTATTTCAAGATATGCAGAGCTGCTCACCATGCTGGATTTGGAAAATTTAAACAGATATGCTGCACGTGATGCCAAACTTATGTTGGCTAGAGAGATTGTTGCAATATTCTACGGTAAGAATAAAGCGAGAGATCAAAGGGATAATTTTATCAAAGTTTTTTCTAATAGAGAGATTCCTGAAGAGATTGAGGAGTATAAAGTTGATACCGAAACATGGATAGTAGATTTGATAGTAGATAGCGGTTGTGCTGTGAGCAATTCTGATGCTAGGCGCTTGATAAAACAGGGTGCCGTGACTCTGGATTCTATCAAAGTAGAGGATAAAGGTTTTCAGATAGTAGAGCGGGGCGAGTATATTCTTAAGGTAGGGAAGCATAGGTTTAGAAAAATAATTTTTAAAGATTAA